The Urbifossiella limnaea genome has a window encoding:
- a CDS encoding pyridoxine 5'-phosphate synthase, which yields MILLGVNIDHVATLRQARRAKEPDPVAAAVLAELGGADGITVHLREDRRHIQDRDVYLLRETVATRLNLELAAYDEIVAIALKVKPDEATLVPEKRQELTTEGGLDVIGTEAQTRPAVEKLKAAGIHVSLFIDPDPAQVDQAMDLGADAVEFQTASYSEAVGADAVAAELAKLRTAAAHAVGLGLHVHLGHGLNYTNVKPVVRIPGVEELNIGHAIVSRAVFVGLERAVREMKQAMQEHYPDRRK from the coding sequence GTGATCCTCCTCGGCGTCAACATCGACCACGTCGCCACCCTCCGCCAGGCCCGGCGGGCGAAGGAGCCCGACCCCGTGGCGGCCGCCGTCCTCGCCGAGTTGGGCGGGGCCGACGGCATCACCGTCCACCTCCGCGAGGACCGTCGCCACATCCAGGACCGCGACGTGTACCTCCTCCGCGAGACCGTCGCCACGCGGCTGAACCTGGAACTGGCCGCCTACGACGAGATCGTCGCCATCGCCCTCAAGGTGAAGCCGGACGAGGCCACGCTCGTTCCCGAGAAGCGGCAGGAGCTGACCACGGAGGGCGGTCTCGACGTGATCGGCACCGAGGCCCAGACGCGGCCGGCGGTCGAGAAGCTGAAGGCCGCCGGAATCCACGTGTCGCTGTTCATCGACCCAGACCCGGCGCAGGTCGATCAGGCGATGGACCTGGGAGCGGACGCCGTCGAGTTCCAGACGGCGAGTTACTCCGAGGCGGTCGGCGCGGACGCCGTCGCGGCCGAACTCGCCAAGCTCCGCACGGCGGCGGCCCACGCCGTCGGGCTCGGGCTGCACGTCCACCTGGGGCACGGGCTGAACTACACCAACGTGAAGCCGGTCGTCCGCATCCCGGGCGTCGAGGAGCTGAACATCGGGCACGCGATTGTGTCGCGCGCGGTGTTCGTCGGGCTGGAGCGAGCCGTGAGGGAAATGAAGCAGGCCATGCAGGAACATTACCCGGACAGGCGAAAGTAA
- a CDS encoding aromatic ring-hydroxylating oxygenase subunit alpha encodes MFIHQHHLRHLLRPEHYTAAEQYRAELRHLFLPAWHPVAVVDQLAKPGDFVSLDLLETPILIRNFDGQLRAFLNVCPHRHSRLTDEPCGNTERLRCRYHGWEFREDGRTGKIPDAPAFRPWDRENSCLRPFAVGTCGDLVFVRLSDTGVSLDDWLAPVRGHWESYGGAYRHAATWEKEFPCNWKVVLENSLESYHIPEVHPKTFKEYPPAENAWHELAERFSSFKTVPPLDFASRAMNWMVRRLGVPVTNEYWHRVLHPHATGSSLDIFRMMQCVFPTGPTTCRYRCILFTLRGTRRGPVAWVLGRFLKWIATRIAVQVFDEDGTIYRGVQRGLEASPFPGVIGTREERVHAFQRYVLDHTRGPSELPLAEKLSG; translated from the coding sequence ATGTTCATCCACCAGCACCACCTCCGCCACCTGCTTCGCCCCGAGCACTACACGGCGGCGGAGCAGTACCGGGCCGAACTGCGGCACCTGTTCCTGCCGGCCTGGCACCCGGTCGCCGTCGTCGATCAGCTGGCGAAGCCGGGCGACTTCGTCTCGCTCGACCTGCTCGAAACGCCGATCCTGATTCGCAACTTCGATGGCCAGTTGCGGGCGTTCCTGAACGTCTGCCCGCACCGCCACAGCCGGCTGACCGACGAGCCGTGCGGGAACACCGAACGCCTCCGGTGCCGGTACCACGGGTGGGAGTTCCGCGAGGACGGCCGCACGGGGAAGATCCCGGACGCGCCCGCGTTCCGCCCCTGGGACCGGGAAAACTCCTGCCTCCGCCCCTTCGCCGTGGGCACCTGCGGCGACCTCGTCTTCGTCCGGCTGAGTGACACCGGCGTGTCACTCGACGACTGGCTCGCCCCGGTGCGCGGGCACTGGGAGAGTTACGGCGGCGCCTACCGCCACGCGGCGACCTGGGAAAAGGAGTTCCCCTGCAACTGGAAGGTGGTGCTGGAGAACTCGCTGGAGTCGTACCACATCCCCGAGGTGCACCCGAAGACGTTCAAGGAGTACCCGCCGGCCGAGAACGCGTGGCACGAACTGGCGGAGCGGTTCAGCTCGTTCAAGACGGTGCCCCCGCTCGACTTCGCCAGCCGGGCCATGAACTGGATGGTCCGGCGGCTCGGGGTGCCGGTGACGAACGAGTACTGGCACCGCGTGCTCCACCCGCACGCCACCGGCAGCTCGCTCGACATCTTCCGCATGATGCAGTGCGTCTTCCCCACGGGGCCGACGACGTGCCGCTACCGATGCATCCTGTTCACCCTGCGCGGCACCCGCCGCGGCCCGGTGGCGTGGGTGCTGGGCCGCTTCCTGAAGTGGATTGCGACTCGAATCGCGGTGCAGGTGTTCGACGAGGACGGGACGATCTACCGCGGCGTGCAGCGCGGCCTGGAGGCGAGCCCGTTCCCGGGCGTGATCGGCACCCGCGAGGAACGCGTCCACGCCTTCCAGCGGTACGTACTGGACCACACGCGCGGGCCGAGCGAACTGCCGCTGGCGGAAAAACTCTCCGGGTGA
- a CDS encoding nucleotide sugar dehydrogenase, which produces MPPRTTVVGGCGHVGLPLGIAFAEAGAAVTLLDTHAGRVGEVNAGRMPFLEWGADAALARALDAGRLTATTDADCVSAAEVVVVTIGTPVDEFLDPKVRTFDRAMDDLRHRLRPGQLLVLRSTVYPGMTERLIARFRDSGPAVDVAFCPERIAQGYALKELYELPQIVSGGSPAAVRRAKDLFRLLTPDLVELPPREAELAKLFANTYRYVNFAVSNQLYLIAQRHGADFARIHAAVTHKYPRLGGFPKAGFAGGPCLLKDTMQLAGFNHNSFPLGQAAMMVNEGLPAALVDFVKQTRDLSRDTAAILGMAFKGNCDDPRDSLSYKLRKVLTLECREVLCTDPYVADPSFVTADEVVRRADVVFVGACHAEYKHLRFRQPVIDVFDFLPARPDAARQAA; this is translated from the coding sequence ATGCCACCTCGAACGACCGTCGTCGGCGGGTGCGGGCACGTCGGCCTGCCGCTGGGCATCGCGTTCGCCGAGGCCGGGGCCGCGGTCACGCTCCTGGACACGCACGCCGGCCGGGTCGGTGAGGTGAACGCCGGGCGGATGCCGTTCCTCGAATGGGGCGCCGACGCCGCCCTCGCCCGCGCCCTCGACGCCGGCAGACTGACGGCGACGACCGACGCGGACTGCGTCAGCGCGGCCGAGGTCGTGGTCGTGACCATCGGCACGCCGGTGGACGAGTTTCTGGACCCGAAGGTCCGCACGTTCGACCGCGCGATGGACGACCTGCGCCACCGCCTGCGGCCGGGGCAGTTGCTCGTCCTGCGCAGCACCGTCTACCCCGGCATGACGGAGCGCCTGATCGCCCGCTTCCGCGACAGCGGGCCGGCCGTCGACGTCGCGTTCTGCCCCGAGCGTATCGCACAGGGGTACGCGCTGAAGGAGCTGTACGAGCTGCCGCAGATCGTCAGCGGCGGGTCGCCCGCCGCCGTCCGCCGCGCCAAGGACCTGTTCCGGCTGCTCACGCCCGACCTCGTCGAGCTGCCCCCGCGGGAGGCGGAGCTGGCGAAGCTGTTCGCCAACACGTACCGGTACGTCAACTTCGCCGTCTCGAACCAGCTGTACCTCATCGCCCAGCGGCACGGGGCCGACTTCGCCCGCATCCACGCCGCGGTCACGCACAAGTACCCGCGGCTGGGCGGCTTCCCGAAGGCCGGTTTCGCCGGCGGGCCGTGCCTGCTCAAGGACACGATGCAGCTGGCCGGGTTCAACCACAACTCGTTCCCGCTCGGCCAGGCGGCCATGATGGTGAACGAGGGGCTGCCCGCGGCGCTCGTGGACTTCGTGAAGCAGACGCGCGACCTGAGCCGCGACACGGCGGCGATCCTCGGCATGGCGTTCAAGGGGAACTGCGACGACCCGCGCGACTCGCTGTCGTACAAGCTCCGCAAGGTGCTGACGCTCGAGTGCCGCGAGGTGCTCTGCACCGACCCGTACGTCGCCGACCCGTCGTTCGTCACCGCCGACGAGGTGGTGCGGCGCGCGGACGTGGTGTTCGTCGGCGCCTGCCACGCCGAGTACAAGCACCTGCGGTTCCGCCAGCCGGTGATCGACGTGTTCGACTTCCTGCCCGCCCGCCCCGACGCCGCCCGCCAGGCCGCGTGA
- a CDS encoding S49 family peptidase produces the protein MTTELPPVSPNAGPVRPVVVTPGSSVSRVALVDVDGLILNTPFAGFSSLGENPVALFRERLDAAEADPCVKAVVVRINSHGGGVAACIAMRRDLERFKSRCGKPVVAALLDTACGGAYYLASAADQVVATEGTVTGGVGVVLNLFNLQDLMAQFNVIPQSIKAGDKADIGSSARPIQPEEKQLLQAMADEFHGRLVADVRKSRPAARADVFDGRILTGTQAKAQGLVDQIGDLDHAVAVAAGLGCGDGFRPQVVMYRRANDPAHSVYAVTANVPLQGAGLLPNIPGLDRSKLPTFLSLWQPELTMEKLGGK, from the coding sequence GTGACCACCGAACTGCCACCCGTCAGCCCGAACGCCGGGCCGGTCCGACCGGTGGTCGTCACGCCGGGTTCGTCCGTGTCGCGGGTAGCCCTCGTGGACGTGGACGGGCTCATCCTCAACACGCCGTTCGCCGGCTTCTCGTCGCTCGGGGAGAACCCGGTCGCCCTGTTCCGCGAGCGGCTCGACGCCGCCGAGGCGGACCCCTGCGTCAAGGCCGTGGTCGTCCGCATCAACAGCCACGGCGGCGGCGTGGCGGCGTGCATCGCCATGCGGCGCGACCTGGAGCGGTTCAAGAGCCGCTGCGGCAAGCCGGTCGTGGCGGCGCTGCTGGACACGGCCTGTGGCGGGGCGTACTACCTGGCTTCCGCCGCCGACCAGGTGGTGGCCACCGAGGGCACCGTGACCGGTGGCGTGGGCGTGGTGTTGAACCTGTTCAACCTGCAAGACCTGATGGCTCAGTTCAACGTCATCCCGCAGTCGATCAAGGCCGGCGACAAGGCCGACATCGGCAGCTCGGCCCGCCCCATCCAGCCGGAGGAGAAGCAACTCCTGCAGGCGATGGCCGACGAGTTCCACGGCCGGTTGGTGGCCGACGTCCGCAAGTCGCGCCCCGCCGCACGGGCGGACGTATTCGACGGCCGCATCCTTACCGGCACGCAGGCGAAGGCGCAGGGGCTCGTCGACCAGATCGGCGACCTCGACCACGCGGTCGCGGTCGCGGCCGGGCTCGGCTGCGGCGACGGCTTCCGCCCACAGGTCGTCATGTACCGGCGGGCCAACGACCCGGCGCACTCCGTCTACGCGGTCACAGCCAACGTGCCGCTCCAGGGGGCGGGGCTGCTCCCCAACATTCCCGGGCTCGACCGCTCCAAGTTGCCGACGTTCCTGAGCCTCTGGCAGCCAGAGCTCACGATGGAGAAGTTGGGCGGAAAGTAA